CATCATACGTTCCTTTTATATCTTCTTGAGTTAAAAACTCACCCACTAGCGTAGTAATACAGCGCATGCCTTCATTTGGCCGCCCAGCATTCATATCTAACACCGCTATCTTATAATTACTGTTCATATCCTTTTCCTAATTCTTTATAAAACGAATCGATATCGAAATGATTATATAAAAACGACTAAAGCCCTTTTTTAGTCTGTGAAACAATGTATTTGGTAACCTGGGTTAAGTCGCCTGTTTCATCATAAACTTTTAATTGCCTATCTGCCCCTGTTCCCGATTCTAGAATTTGATACACGTAGTTTACTTCTGTACGGCATCCTAAATCGTCCACGACATCATCAATAAACTCTAATAATTCATTCATTAATTTTGCGAATGGCACCTCTTCTTCTTTACCGAAATCAATTAATTTAGAATCTATCCCCCATCGCGCAGCACGCCATTTATTTTCACTTAACAATAAACGTCTATAGTTTTTAAAGGTCTGGTTTTTACGATTTAATTTATACAACTTAGCAACCAAACACTGCATTAAGGCAGCAATACACGTCACCTCATCAACGGTCATTACCACATCGCATATTCTAAACTCTATAGTCGGGTAAAAAGGATGTAATCTTATGTCCCACCATATCTTTTTACTATTATCTAAACAATTTGTCTTAACTAAAATGTCAACAAATTTATCGTATTCTGCTACAGTAGAAAAGAAAGGAGGAATACCCGTTCTTGGAAACTTATCAAATACTTTACTTCTATACGATTTAAAACCTGTGTTACGCCCTTCCCAAAAAGGTGAGTTCGTAGACAATGCATACAAATGCGGCAAGAAATAACGAACTGTATTCAAAATTTCCAACCCTTCTTCTCTACTTGGTATACCCACATGAACATGCATGCCAAAAATTAGATTTCCGCGAGCCACATCTGCCATTTCGTGGATAATGGCTTCATATCTTGGATTAGCCGTAATTAATTGTTTATTCCACTCACAAATTGGGTGTGTACCAGCTGCTGCAACTTTTAGCCCTTCATCATCGGCCAGTTTAATTACCTGTTGCCTTAAATAAGAAACCTCATCTCTAACCTGATGAATATTTTCACAAATATTAGTGCCCATTTCTACCATGGACTGGTGCATTTCTTCCTTTATACGTTCTTGAAGTAATACCTTTCCATCATCAATGATCTTAGACATTTGTGAACGTAGTTCATACGTATCACTCTCTAAAATTTGAAATTCTTCTTCAATTCCTAAAGTAAATTTATGCATATAGTAAATGTTGTTTCTTTAATATAAGTATTTCCCTCTTTTTACTTCTTAGGTTTAGCTGTAGGTTTCGTTTTAACAGATGCTTTTTTAACCGCTGTTTTAGCAGTGATACTTTTGGCAACGGCCTTTTTAACTACTTTCTTTACTGCTGTTTTCTTAGCTTCTGATGCCGTTTTAAGATTTACCTTACTCGTTTTAGACTTTAAAGGAGTAATACAATTTCTTACGAAACCACCCCAAGAAGTGTTATTCTGGTTAGGTTTATGGGCTTTTGCCTTTTCAATAGCATACTTAGCTGAGTGTTCTACAATCCAATCAAAATTCTCTTGTCCTACAGAATGTATATCAGCATCCGGTGCTGGGTTACAAAAATCAATGGCGTATGGAACACCGTCACGAACTGCAAATTCTACTGTATTAAAATCGTAGCCTAATGCTTGATTTAATCTTAGTGTGTAATCGTGAACTGTTTTTAATAATTTTTTACGCTCATTGCCGGTAGCCTTAATATCGCTTACATAGCGCTCGTGAAAAGGTTTTCTTGGGTCGTAAGGCATTATATGTACATATTTCTGCCCTAAACAATATACCCGAAAATAATCGTCGAAAACAATTTCTTCTTGCAACATCATCACTAATTGCTCTGTTTCTTTATGTGCGGCAAAAAGCTCATCTGAATTTTCTAAACGATAAACACTTTTCCATCCGCCACCATCATGTGGTTTCATATAGGCTGGAAATCCAATATAATCCAACATATAGTCCCAGTCTAAAGGGGCCTTTAAATTTCTAAATGAAGTTTCACTTGTGTTGTCCGGTCTGGTATTAGATGGAAGTAGAACAGTTTTTGGAACTGGAATCCCAATTTCCATAGATAAACAATTATTAAAAAATTTTTCATCGGCACTCCACCAAAATGGATTGTTGATTACAGCTGTACCCATTAATGACGCATTTTTTAAATATGCTCGATAAAATGGCACTTCTTGAGAAATACGGTCAAATATTACACTGTAACCATAATCTATACCTTGTTGCACCTTATCTATTTGAACAGCTTCTGCAACAATTTCACCTTTTCCCAACTCATTTACTTTATCAATAAATGCCCATGGAAAAGTGTCTTCCATACCAAATAATATTCCTACTTTTTTTATCATCTATGTATATTTTAAATTTTATATTCTTTTTAAGTTACAATTAAAAAATGGTCTAATTTGCTTCAATTGTCCCTATTTGTTGCTCTTTTAGTTAAAGAAAGCCCCTAAATATTCAGGAAACATCATTTTCCACAAAGGCCAATCATGATCTATCCATTTCTTTTCATCATACCAATGATCAATTCCTTTTTCCCTAAGAATGCTGGACATGCGTTTGTTTTTATCCAAACAAATATCCCAGTCCGACGTGCCTAAAACTATTTGTATATGGTCATATTTCCAACCTTCTTCATGACTCATAAATTCATCCGGACAATTGTAATAAATTCGCATATCATCTAACATGGGCACCATAGACCGTATGTTAAATGCAGCGCTCATTCCTATATAATGTGATATCAAATCTGGAAATCTAAACGCGGTGTTAGCTGCATGATAGCCTCCAAAACTAACCCCAGCAACACCAATTCTATGTGTGTTACATTCTTGCTGGATATAAGGTATTAATTCATTTTTTAAAAATTGCATGTACAATTCGTAATTATGAATTTTAGTGCCAGAATCCATGTGGTCATCATAAAATGACAACATATCAATGGTCTCTACATTATATATTTTTACTTTACCTTCATCAATAAAACTCATTATTGAACCAAGAAGACCAAATTCTGTATTCTGTGTATACTGACCACCAGAAGAAGGAAACATTAAAATAGGATGTCCCCAGTGACCTGTGATTTCTAAATTAACATTTCTTCCAAGAATATTGGAATAATATTGAATGTGTTCTATTTTTGCCATGTATTAAGATAATTAAAATGTTTAATAATCAACATTTTAAGACCGGCAAAAGTAATTTATTTTAAAAATTGCCTTAGATTATCTTTTTTGGATTCCTAAACTTGTATTCTTATTCTTAATTTTCATGCTATTTCAAATAGAACCTATTACTATAAAGGGAAGTTATTTTTCCAAAAATCTAAATCGCTCGGTTATTTTTCGCATTGTTGCACCTATAGATTATTTAAAATCTTCTACAGAATTCCCTGTATTATTAATGAATGACGGACAAGATTATGATGCACTATTTTTATCCGAAATCTTATCATTAGCTTTTTCTTCAAAAGAGACAAAGCCGTTTATATATGTTGGTCTTTCGTGTAATGAAAATAGAATTCATGAATATGGAACTGCTTCTACCACAGATTTTAAAGGAAGAGGTGGCCAAGCCTTAAAATACTCTAAGTTCATTATAGATGAATTTCTTCCATTCCTAAAAAAAGAATTTAAAGCTTCTAAAGATTTTAAAGAATGGGTATACTGCGGTATGTCCCTAGGTGGGTTATCTGCCTTTGATATTGCATTTAATAACAGTGATAAATTTGGAAAAGTTGGGGTGTTTAGTGGCTCTTTCTGGTGGCGTAAAAAAGCATATATAAAGAATGATTTAAAAGACCGGAGTAGAATTGCTTTAGAAGTGATAAAAAAAGGTGTTTATGCTCCTCATTTAAAATTTTGGTTTGAATGTGGATCTCAAGATGAAACAGCGGACAGAAATAATAATGGAATTATTGATGCTATTGATGACACTTTAGAGGTTATTAATGAACTGACACTTAAGGGATACACCTACCCTGGCGATATTACCTACGTTCAAGTGGAAGGTGGAAAACACGATTTGCCTACTTGGGGGAAAGTTTTTCCAAAGTTTATTTCCTGGGCAATGGCTAAATAAGGCTTTATACCTTTATAAATATTTTCTTCTTGTACAGAAAATACCCCACTAAACTGTAAAACAACACAACGCTTAAGCCATATAATAATGAAGAAGTTTCCAATGCCATAAAATCATGTACATATATTCTATGAAATAACCACCCATGTAACGAAGTATCGCCAATTTGTATTTGGCCCATTACTTTGCTAATAAAGCTTGATAAGAAATAGATAACAATTGCATTGGCACCGGCATATCTAAATATAGAGCCAAATTCAATTTTTTTAACATCAGTTAGGTAATATATAAGCGCCAAAATAAGATTTGCCCAACCTGCGGTTACTAATACAAAACTACTTGTCCAAAGAGCTTTATTGATTGGGAATATTATGTCCCAAATATGACCTATGATAAGGAGACTACCACCCAGGCCTATTAATATTTTTGTTTTCTTTTCTTGTTTTGAAGTAAGGATTAAACCAGTAAATACACCCAATAAAGAACTTGCAATTGAGGGAATGGTGCTTAACAAACCTTCTGGATCATAATCTGCTTTATAATTATGTGAACCAAAAACTTTTACATCTACCCAATTGGCTAAATTATTTGGTGCTCTTTCTAAAGTAGAGGCTACCCCTTCAACAGGTATAAATGTCATCAATAGCCAATATCCGATTAATAATATTGCTGTTGCCCAAATCAACTTTTTCCAATCAAGATTTATAAATAATAACGCAGCAAAGAAAAATACAACCCCTATTCGTTGTAATACCCCAGGAAAACGTATCTCATTGAAATTTTTAAAGAAAGGAAAGTGTATTATAAAAGCTCCTAAAAATAACCCAAGTGCAATTAATTTTAATGCTCTAATGGCAATCTTTTTATACGCTTTAGCATCTACAGTTCTATTTTTATAGGAGAATGCAATTGATGTGCCTACGATAAAGAGAAAGAAAGGAAAAACTAGGTCGGTTGGTGTATAGCCATGCCAATCTGCATGCAGAAATGGCGCATAAACATTGGACCATGTTCCTGGCGTATTTACCAGTACCATTAACAAAATAGTAGCTCCTCTAAAAATATCAACCGATAAAATTCTATCTTTCATATTGCTAAAACTATAGAATATTCCCTTTTAATCGGTTCCAAGCTTTAATCAACAATATTCCTGATATGATAGAAATAATGGTTAGCACAATAGCTTGTGTGGTTCTACCATATATCCAATACCCCGTTGCAAACATGATAGAATAGATAAGTACCACTCCAATAAGCATTGCAGAAATTCCTGCAGGAACACTCCACTTTTCTTTTGCCTCGACAATTTCTACAGCATCTTTATTCGCTTCACTTACAACTTTAGACCAACCCGGCCCACCTGGCTGTATTTTTTTGTAAAAACTTCGTAAGGTATCTTTAGATTCTGGTTGCGTCATAAATGTAGCTATTAACCAAATTGCCGTAGTTACTACCACTATAAAAATATATTCGGACCAATCTGGTAAAATGCCAGTGTCCGTTGCAAAAAGAAATGCCCCAAGTGGGGTTAATTTTAATATGATAGAAATAATACCAGAAGCGAACATAGCAGTAATTTCACTCCAGGCATTAATTCGCCACCAAAACCACCTTAATATAAAAATAAGACCAGTGCCAGCTCCAAAGGCCAACAAAACATCAAATAATTGTAATGCATTTTGAAGTAATAATGCCAACCCTGCACTAAAGACCATTAAAACAACGGTTGATATTCTACCCACTGCAACAAGTCTTTTCTCTGAAGCGTTTGGATTTACTTGTTGCTTGTAAAAATCATAAACAATATAGGAAGAGCCCCAGTTTAATTGCGTGCTAATTGTACTCATATAAGCAGCCACAAGCGAAGCCAAAACAACACCTAGTAATCCACTGGGTAATTTTGTCAACATTGCTGAATAGGCCAAATCATGACCTAGTTTATCTGGTGTTACATTTGGAAAAGCTTCTTGTATACTCGCTAAATCTGGATATACAACTATAGATGCCAATGCAACCAAAATCCACGGCCATGGACGTAGTGCATAGTGCATAATATTAAAAAAGAAGGTAGCGCCAATTGCATGGTTTGCGTCTTTAGCCGCCAACATACGCTGTGCTATATAACCACCACCACCTGGTTCTGCACCAGGGTACCA
The genomic region above belongs to Maribacter hydrothermalis and contains:
- a CDS encoding carboxylate-amine ligase; the protein is MHKFTLGIEEEFQILESDTYELRSQMSKIIDDGKVLLQERIKEEMHQSMVEMGTNICENIHQVRDEVSYLRQQVIKLADDEGLKVAAAGTHPICEWNKQLITANPRYEAIIHEMADVARGNLIFGMHVHVGIPSREEGLEILNTVRYFLPHLYALSTNSPFWEGRNTGFKSYRSKVFDKFPRTGIPPFFSTVAEYDKFVDILVKTNCLDNSKKIWWDIRLHPFYPTIEFRICDVVMTVDEVTCIAALMQCLVAKLYKLNRKNQTFKNYRRLLLSENKWRAARWGIDSKLIDFGKEEEVPFAKLMNELLEFIDDVVDDLGCRTEVNYVYQILESGTGADRQLKVYDETGDLTQVTKYIVSQTKKGL
- a CDS encoding alpha/beta hydrolase-fold protein, which produces MAKIEHIQYYSNILGRNVNLEITGHWGHPILMFPSSGGQYTQNTEFGLLGSIMSFIDEGKVKIYNVETIDMLSFYDDHMDSGTKIHNYELYMQFLKNELIPYIQQECNTHRIGVAGVSFGGYHAANTAFRFPDLISHYIGMSAAFNIRSMVPMLDDMRIYYNCPDEFMSHEEGWKYDHIQIVLGTSDWDICLDKNKRMSSILREKGIDHWYDEKKWIDHDWPLWKMMFPEYLGAFFN
- a CDS encoding acyltransferase family protein, whose product is MKDRILSVDIFRGATILLMVLVNTPGTWSNVYAPFLHADWHGYTPTDLVFPFFLFIVGTSIAFSYKNRTVDAKAYKKIAIRALKLIALGLFLGAFIIHFPFFKNFNEIRFPGVLQRIGVVFFFAALLFINLDWKKLIWATAILLIGYWLLMTFIPVEGVASTLERAPNNLANWVDVKVFGSHNYKADYDPEGLLSTIPSIASSLLGVFTGLILTSKQEKKTKILIGLGGSLLIIGHIWDIIFPINKALWTSSFVLVTAGWANLILALIYYLTDVKKIEFGSIFRYAGANAIVIYFLSSFISKVMGQIQIGDTSLHGWLFHRIYVHDFMALETSSLLYGLSVVLFYSLVGYFLYKKKIFIKV
- a CDS encoding ATP-grasp domain-containing protein; its protein translation is MIKKVGILFGMEDTFPWAFIDKVNELGKGEIVAEAVQIDKVQQGIDYGYSVIFDRISQEVPFYRAYLKNASLMGTAVINNPFWWSADEKFFNNCLSMEIGIPVPKTVLLPSNTRPDNTSETSFRNLKAPLDWDYMLDYIGFPAYMKPHDGGGWKSVYRLENSDELFAAHKETEQLVMMLQEEIVFDDYFRVYCLGQKYVHIMPYDPRKPFHERYVSDIKATGNERKKLLKTVHDYTLRLNQALGYDFNTVEFAVRDGVPYAIDFCNPAPDADIHSVGQENFDWIVEHSAKYAIEKAKAHKPNQNNTSWGGFVRNCITPLKSKTSKVNLKTASEAKKTAVKKVVKKAVAKSITAKTAVKKASVKTKPTAKPKK
- a CDS encoding alpha/beta hydrolase, which encodes MLFQIEPITIKGSYFSKNLNRSVIFRIVAPIDYLKSSTEFPVLLMNDGQDYDALFLSEILSLAFSSKETKPFIYVGLSCNENRIHEYGTASTTDFKGRGGQALKYSKFIIDEFLPFLKKEFKASKDFKEWVYCGMSLGGLSAFDIAFNNSDKFGKVGVFSGSFWWRKKAYIKNDLKDRSRIALEVIKKGVYAPHLKFWFECGSQDETADRNNNGIIDAIDDTLEVINELTLKGYTYPGDITYVQVEGGKHDLPTWGKVFPKFISWAMAK
- a CDS encoding sodium:solute symporter family protein; its protein translation is MELSTLDYGFIIVFFSLVLGIGVYVSKSSGKDTSEFFLSGRTMPWWLLGLSMVATTFSTDTPNLVTDIVRTNGVSGNWVWWCFLITGMLTVFVYAKLWRKSNVNTDLEFYEMRYGGKPASFLRKFRAIYLGVIFNVITMSAVTLAAIKIGSIMLGLEPWQTVVSAGLITVTFSALGGFKGVVYTDFLLFFVAMAGAIGAAYYLVNIPEVGGIKELMANENVSEKLNILPDFSNKKALITLFIIPLAVQWWSSWYPGAEPGGGGYIAQRMLAAKDANHAIGATFFFNIMHYALRPWPWILVALASIVVYPDLASIQEAFPNVTPDKLGHDLAYSAMLTKLPSGLLGVVLASLVAAYMSTISTQLNWGSSYIVYDFYKQQVNPNASEKRLVAVGRISTVVLMVFSAGLALLLQNALQLFDVLLAFGAGTGLIFILRWFWWRINAWSEITAMFASGIISIILKLTPLGAFLFATDTGILPDWSEYIFIVVVTTAIWLIATFMTQPESKDTLRSFYKKIQPGGPGWSKVVSEANKDAVEIVEAKEKWSVPAGISAMLIGVVLIYSIMFATGYWIYGRTTQAIVLTIISIISGILLIKAWNRLKGNIL